Proteins encoded within one genomic window of Lysinibacillus louembei:
- the fliG gene encoding flagellar motor switch protein FliG, producing the protein MSKKDKELSGKQKAALLLISLGPEVSASVYKHLSEEEIERLTLEISSVKKVESHMKEEIIEEFHNIALAQDYITQGGIGYAKTVLEKALGSDQAQAILNRLTSSLQVRPFDFARKADPAQIFNFIQNEHPQTIALILSYLEAGQAGIILSSLPQEVQADIAKRIAMMDSTSPEVISEIESVLERKLSSTVTQDYTETGGVDAVVEVLSGVDRQTEKTILDALEIQDPELAEEIKKRMFVFEDIVTLDNRSIQRVIRDCENEDLLLSMKVSSDEVKDIIFRNMSQRMAETFKEEMEIMGPVRLRDVEDAQSRIVAVIRRLEDAGEIIIARGGGDDVIV; encoded by the coding sequence ATGTCTAAGAAAGACAAGGAATTATCAGGGAAGCAAAAAGCTGCCCTACTCTTAATTTCATTGGGACCAGAAGTGTCAGCTTCAGTATATAAACATTTAAGTGAAGAGGAAATTGAACGCTTAACTTTAGAAATTTCCAGTGTTAAAAAAGTAGAGTCACATATGAAGGAAGAAATTATTGAGGAATTTCACAATATTGCATTAGCGCAAGATTACATTACACAAGGCGGTATTGGCTATGCAAAAACAGTTTTAGAAAAAGCATTAGGCAGTGACCAAGCGCAAGCAATTTTAAATCGCTTAACGTCATCGCTTCAAGTGAGACCGTTTGATTTTGCACGTAAAGCAGATCCAGCTCAAATTTTCAACTTTATTCAAAATGAGCATCCACAAACAATCGCTTTAATTTTATCTTATTTAGAAGCAGGGCAAGCAGGAATTATTTTATCTTCATTACCTCAAGAGGTCCAAGCGGATATTGCAAAGCGTATTGCAATGATGGATTCAACATCACCAGAAGTAATTAGTGAAATTGAATCTGTTTTAGAGCGTAAGCTATCTTCTACTGTAACGCAAGATTACACTGAAACTGGTGGCGTTGACGCTGTCGTAGAAGTACTTAGCGGAGTGGATCGTCAAACGGAAAAAACAATTTTGGATGCACTCGAAATTCAAGATCCAGAATTGGCAGAAGAAATCAAGAAGCGCATGTTCGTATTCGAAGATATCGTTACGCTTGATAACCGTTCAATCCAACGTGTTATTCGCGACTGCGAAAATGAAGACTTACTATTATCAATGAAAGTTTCTTCTGATGAAGTAAAAGATATTATTTTCCGTAATATGTCACAGCGTATGGCAGAAACGTTTAAAGAAGAGATGGAAATTATGGGGCCAGTACGCTTACGAGATGTAGAGGACGCACAGTCTCGCATCGTAGCGGTTATTCGACGCTTAGAAGATGCTGGAGAAATCATTATAGCTCGCGGTGGAGGAGATGACGTCATTGTCTAG